The following proteins are co-located in the Ostrinia nubilalis chromosome 22, ilOstNubi1.1, whole genome shotgun sequence genome:
- the LOC135082944 gene encoding uncharacterized protein LOC135082944: MVAILANPKWSEDLTIQMIIEYEKREYLWNPVSENYKNKKIREQGYVEIINALNLIDVTVKELKNKIKNIRSSYSVELKKIRAARKAGAHAYRPSVTWFEHADRFLRAIVTPSSVDTSLLEIPASDDSDAVQDLSERKSPEKKSPRKRRSSTRSSTPYVLNTPSPRPSTPFGLSQSSSPFGMLPTSTAAPFLNPPVGIATPLTTSLATIYPIPAKQKKSYDDRNGDHDVPQDLSQHSENGNENEFEMFGKLIASQLRKLPLSLALDTQLKIQTLVNAARIQAVYQQYSYAGPSQEALSVQALSNGILASMASQSNFVSRGIGLRNDSPEDLNRDMKTEYMCSEGED, encoded by the exons ATGGTAGCTATCCTAGCCAACCCGAAATGGAGCGAGGACCTCACCATCCAAATGATCATTGAATACGAAAAACGAGAGTATCTATGGAATCCCGTTTCGGAGaattacaaaaataagaaaatccGAGAACAAGGATACGTGGAAATCATAAACGCGCTGAACCTAATCGACGTAACTGTTAAGGAGTTGAAAAATAAGATAAAGAATATACGTTCGTCGTACAGTGTGGAGCTGAAGAAGATACGTGCGGCTCGGAAGGCCGGCGCGCATGCGTACCGGCCGAGCGTCACGTGGTTCGAGCATGCAGACAGGTTTCTGCGGGCGATCGTCACTCCGAGCTCC GTGGACACGAGTTTGCTGGAGATCCCGGCAAGCGACGACAGCGATGCGGTGCAAGACTTGAGCGAGCGCAAATCCCCAGAGAAGAAAAGCCCTCGAAAGCGCAGGAGTTCCACGCGTTCTTCCACTCCCTACGTTTTAAACACGCCATCCCCTCGTCCCAGCACGCCCTTCGGATTGAGCCAGTCATCCAGTCCCTTTGGGATGCTACCCACGTCAACCGCAGCGCCTTTCCTGAATCCCCCCGTGGGGATTGCAACTCCTCTAACGACCTCACTCGCGACGATCTACCCTATTCCAGCCAAACAAAAGAAGAGCTATGACGACCGTAACGGAGATCACGACGTGCCGCAAGATCTGAGTCAGCACTCAGAGAATGGTAACGAAAATGAGTTTGAGATGTTCGGGAAGCTGATAGCAAGTCAGTTGAGGAAGCTGCCTCTTAGTTTGGCATTGGATACGCAGCTGAAGATCCAGACGCTAGTAAACGCTGCAAGGATACAAGCTGTGTATCAACAGTACAGCTATGCGGGACCGTCGCAGGAGGCTCTATCGGTCCAGGCCTTGTCGAACGGGATCCTTGCCAGCATGGCGTCGCAAAGCAACTTCGTGTCCCGCGGGATAGGCCTCAGAAACGATTCTCCCGAAGACCTGAACAGGGACATGAAAACTGAGTACATGTGCTCAGAGGGAGAAGATTAG
- the LOC135082745 gene encoding uncharacterized protein LOC135082745, translating to MAPGFSSLSTAKLIEEVHKRPPLWDTSLHENSYPYYRKKMWREIVDVFAEQGGETGACTKRELETLLIQRWKCIRGCFTRELARQEKLQNGKSCGPRKKEYVYFKKLQFLRNNVKLRNTRESCSSTTSSISEEELEEIKADNNSVKVEKVELEIEEETEQLQNFDTSVDASLAVKDPLEQDEDRMFLLSLLSAMKRVPEEQKLATRIKIMSAINDAIPNT from the exons ATGGCGCCCGGGTTTTCCTCGCTGAGCACCGCGAAATTAATAGAAGAAGTACACAAAAGGCCACCGCTTTGGGACACAAGCTTACATGAGAACTCCTACCCGTATTACAGGAAAAAAATGTGGAGGGAAATCGTCGATGTATTCGCTGAGCAAGGCGGGGAAACTGGCGCATGCACTAAAAGAGAACTTG aGACTTTATTAATACAAAGGTGGAAATGTATTCGCGGTTGCTTCACAAGAGAGCTGGCGAGGCAAGAGAAACTCCAGAACGGCAAGAGTTGTGGCCCCCGAAAGAAAGAGTACGTATACTTCAAAAAGCTACAGTTCCTTAGAAATAACGTAAAACTGAGAAATACGAGAGAAAGCTGTTCTAGTACAACCTCCTCAATATCTGAAGAAGAACTGGAAGAGATAAAAGCAGATAACAATAGTGTGAAAGTAGAAAAAGTTGAGCTAGAGATCGAAGAAGAAACGGAACAACTGCAGAACTTTGACACATCTGTAGACGCGTCATTAGCTGTCAAGGATCCGTTAGAGCAGGACGAAGATAGGATGTTCTTGCTGTCCTTGTTGTCGGCTATGAAGAGGGTGCCTGAAGAACAAAAGTTGGCGACTAGAATTAAAATTATGTCGGCAATTAACGATGCAATACCGAACACCTAG